The region ACCAgagtgggtgtgggtgggtgtgggaggTTGAGGGCGGCTCTCTCAGTCCTCTTCAGGAGTCTGTGCCCTGCCAGGCAGAGGGGCCTGTGTCTTGCATGTACCACCTGCTTCCCCGTTGCCCCTCGGACACAAGCTGCCTGTTATTTCCACGGTTGGGTCAGACTTCCAATACTTCAGGGTTACTGAGGATCATTTTTAGGCCCTCTCTCGTGGGGCTAGGGAACGCCCAAACCTTTCCTAAAGGTAGAACTTGTGTGAGTTTACTTGAGTAGTGACTAATGCGgatctttctttatgttttaataatgGGAAGGTATTAGTCAGCCTGGGTACTTTTTCCAcatgacaaaaatttaaaacacttgcAGAATGGCTTCTGTTTCTCCAGCTATTAAAGCTGAGCATAGGTTAGCTGTTATCAGAACGATCAGCAGGTGTTAGTCCACTCTCCTTCCAGGGACCAGTTTCTGGTTTTGGGAAAGGTTCAGGCATGCTGGATTTGGCAAGATTGCAGGTCCCAGGCAGATGGCAGGACTCAGAAACTGACTCTCATTCCTGGGCCTACTTCTGCCATCGCTGGGCCTCTCCCTGAACCTTtctccccatctataaaatgggagaatgGGACGAGGTCTGTGTTTCCTAAACTTCAGTCATTTGTAAAAGAACCACTTTTACTATTTTACTGTATCCCATGActgtctctatttcattttttttttttgaggtttatGGCATATAGTTTAGGTAAACACACAtacaaggaggaaggggagggggaaatggaggTGTCGGAAGCGAAGCTGAGTGACAGAACACATTCAGTCGGGGTAGATGTTTATACAGAGTATAGTGGAACATCAGGAAAAGCTCCATATGGATTCGTGTGCACACGTCTGGAGGCACGAGATCCCTCCATGGCCAATCCAAAAACAGGGAGCTAAGGGAGGAGGCCATTCTTGTCATTCAAGTTTCATAAGCTCCATGTCAAAGATGAGAGTAGCGTGTGGTGGGATGATGCCTGGGTGCCCAGTAGTGCCATACGCATAGTCTGGAGATATAGTCAGTTTGGCTCTCTGACCCACACTCATCTGGGCAaccccttcttcccagcctcGGATCACCTCCTGCTTGCCTAGCATAAACTTAAAGGGCTTGTTTCTGTCCCGGGAGGAATCAAATTTCTTTCCATCTTCAAGCATCCTGGTGTAGTGCACCACGCAGGTCTGGCCGTGCTTTGGGAAGGTGCGCCCGTCCCTGGGGGAGATGGTCTCCACCTGCACTTCTATGGCGGCAGCGGGCACTGGGCGGGTGGTGCGACCGGCAGCGTTGACTGAGAAGtctatttcatttttcacttaatattattttCCCCTGCAGCTGCctcacttttaaaacaaatgtatttgaAAAGGAGATTTTGTGTCACTATCATAATGGAAAAGCAGTGTCACTAGGTAAATGGAAGGTAACCATAAATAAACCCAGTTATTAAATTCCAGCCAGCACCATTGCCTGTTATCAGCATGAGGCCTACTCTCTTTTGGTTAAGAGGGGAAATGAGCAGGAGATGGAGAGGTGTTGAAGGTAACCTAGCACCACACTTAGCCTTTCTCTTTGACCTGCtcagaaggattttttaaaaaatttttttagagacagagtctcactttgttgcccagactagagtgagtgccgtggtgtcagcctagctcacagcaacctcaaactcctgggctcaagtgatcctcctgcctcagcctcccaggtagctgggactacaggcatgcgccaccatgcccagctaattttttgtatgtatatttttagttggtcaattaatttctttctatttttagtagagacggggtctcacttttgctggtttcgaactcctgacctcaagcaatccgcccacctcggcctccgagtacaggcgggagccaccatgcccggccctggtCAGAAGGATTGAGAAAGAATTGGGAGGAGAATAACATCTCTCTGCAATGCCAAGTAACTTGGCTGAGTGTGACCAAGCGCTCAGAGTAGTTCTATGTAGATGCTTTGTTCAGATACTTGTGCGGCCTTCAACATATGCCAGGGGTCTGCAGGGCTAGGAGTGTAGAGGGAATGTGGGCTTATCACTGACCTTGGGTGCTTGTGGTCTGGTTGGGGAGAGGCGGGCACAGGTGTAGATAGAGTGTAAATGAAGAGCAGAGCAGGCTGCAGGGATTTAATAGGAAAACCACAGGACTACATTCTGTAATGT is a window of Microcebus murinus isolate Inina chromosome 1, M.murinus_Inina_mat1.0, whole genome shotgun sequence DNA encoding:
- the LOC142874309 gene encoding peptidyl-prolyl cis-trans isomerase FKBP1A-like, with the protein product MLEDGKKFDSSRDRNKPFKFMLGKQEVIRGWEEGVAQMSVGQRAKLTISPDYAYGTTGHPGIIPPHATLIFDMELMKLE